In Flavobacterium endoglycinae, one DNA window encodes the following:
- the hisA gene encoding 1-(5-phosphoribosyl)-5-[(5-phosphoribosylamino)methylideneamino]imidazole-4-carboxamide isomerase yields the protein MRIIPAIDIIEGKCVRLSKGDYDTKIIYNENPLEVAKSFEAHGIEYLHLVDLDGAKSSKIVNYKILEQIATQTSLKIDFGGGLKSDDDLRIAFESGANQITGGSIAVKNRVIFEKWISEYGTEKIILGADAKDEKIAVSGWLEESNEDLVPFIQDYQSKGIQYVICTDIAKDGMLQGPSFDLYSKILENCNVKSNGVEIKLIASGGISTFDELPKLAELGCEGTIIGKAIYEGRITLKQLEDFIIRK from the coding sequence ATGAGAATAATACCAGCCATAGATATCATTGAAGGAAAATGCGTTCGTTTGTCCAAAGGTGATTATGATACCAAGATAATTTACAATGAAAACCCGCTTGAAGTGGCGAAATCATTTGAAGCACACGGAATCGAATATCTGCATTTAGTAGATCTTGACGGTGCAAAATCAAGCAAAATTGTCAATTATAAAATATTAGAACAAATTGCGACACAAACCAGTTTAAAAATTGATTTCGGCGGCGGATTAAAATCAGATGATGATTTGAGAATTGCTTTTGAAAGTGGTGCGAATCAAATCACAGGCGGAAGCATTGCGGTTAAAAACAGAGTGATCTTCGAAAAATGGATTTCAGAATACGGAACAGAAAAAATCATTTTAGGCGCAGATGCAAAAGATGAGAAAATTGCAGTTTCTGGCTGGTTAGAAGAATCAAATGAAGATTTGGTGCCGTTTATTCAGGATTACCAATCAAAAGGAATTCAGTATGTCATTTGTACTGATATTGCCAAAGACGGAATGCTTCAAGGACCGAGTTTTGATTTATACAGCAAAATTTTAGAAAATTGTAATGTCAAATCGAACGGAGTCGAGATTAAACTAATCGCTTCTGGAGGAATTTCAACTTTCGACGAATTGCCAAAATTAGCAGAATTAGGTTGTGAAGGAACTATCATAGGAAAAGCAATTTACGAAGGAAGAATCACGCTGAAACAACTGGAGGATTTTATAATTAGAAAATGA
- the leuB gene encoding 3-isopropylmalate dehydrogenase encodes MNLKIAVLPGDGIGPEVIAQAKKALYAIGEVYNHEFVFEEALMGAIAIDKTGNPLPEQTLNLCLNTDAVLFGAIGDPKYDNNPNAKVRPEQGLLKLRKELGLFANIRPIKPYKALVSASPLKREIIEGADFTIFRELTGGAYFGAKTLNEEGTHASDLCEYSEEEITRIAHLAFKSAQNRRKKLTMVDKANVLETSRLWRKVVQKVGESYPDVILDFLFVDNAAMQLILNPKQFDVILTENLFGDILSDEASVITGSIGLLASASLGEKNALFEPIHGSYPQAKGKNIANPIASILSAAMLLEHFGLFTEAEMIHKAIEKAIEYEVVTVDLKPDSKFGTNEVGEFVSNFIFSKDDLLYFNNDNVSIGQSTIV; translated from the coding sequence ATGAATTTGAAAATAGCAGTTTTACCAGGAGACGGAATTGGACCAGAAGTTATTGCACAAGCCAAAAAAGCATTATATGCTATTGGTGAAGTGTATAATCATGAATTTGTTTTTGAAGAAGCACTCATGGGTGCGATTGCCATAGACAAAACTGGAAATCCACTCCCGGAGCAGACTTTAAATCTTTGTTTGAATACTGATGCTGTTTTATTTGGAGCCATTGGTGATCCTAAATACGATAATAATCCAAATGCAAAAGTTCGTCCGGAGCAAGGATTATTAAAACTGCGTAAAGAATTAGGTTTGTTTGCAAATATTCGCCCAATTAAACCTTATAAAGCCTTAGTGAGTGCTTCTCCTTTAAAAAGAGAGATTATCGAAGGTGCTGATTTTACTATTTTCAGAGAATTAACTGGTGGAGCATATTTTGGAGCAAAAACATTAAATGAAGAAGGTACTCATGCTTCGGATTTATGTGAATATTCAGAAGAGGAAATTACGAGAATCGCACATTTGGCTTTTAAATCAGCCCAAAACCGACGCAAGAAGTTGACTATGGTGGACAAAGCTAATGTGTTGGAAACTTCTAGATTGTGGAGAAAAGTAGTTCAGAAAGTGGGAGAAAGTTATCCAGATGTAATCTTAGACTTTTTGTTTGTAGACAACGCTGCAATGCAGCTGATTTTAAACCCAAAACAATTTGATGTTATTTTGACTGAAAATTTATTTGGAGATATTTTATCAGATGAAGCCAGTGTAATTACAGGTTCAATTGGTTTATTAGCTTCTGCATCTTTAGGAGAAAAAAATGCACTTTTCGAACCAATACACGGATCCTATCCTCAGGCAAAAGGAAAAAATATTGCCAACCCAATTGCTTCTATTTTGTCAGCGGCCATGCTGCTGGAACATTTCGGATTATTTACAGAAGCTGAAATGATCCATAAAGCGATAGAAAAAGCAATTGAATACGAAGTAGTTACTGTTGATTTAAAACCGGATTCAAAATTCGGCACAAATGAAGTAGGGGAGTTTGTTTCCAATTTCATTTTCAGCAAAGATGACTTACTATATTTTAATAATGACAATGTTTCGATTGGTCAATCAACAATTGTTTAG
- the hisF gene encoding imidazole glycerol phosphate synthase subunit HisF: MLAKRIIPCLDIKNGRTVKGVNFVDLRDAGDPVELAAIYSAEGADELVFLDISATEERRKTLVKMVRSVAEKINIPFTVGGGISSVEDVDILLNNGADKVSINSSAVKNPQLINDLAQKFGSQCVVVAIDAKQIDGQWIVHLVGGKVPTELNLFDWAVEVAERGAGEILFTSMDNDGTKNGFANEALAKLSELVNIPIIASGGAGNIQHFVDSFQEGKADAALAASVFHFKEIEIKALKQELRNNNIEVRI; encoded by the coding sequence ATGTTAGCAAAAAGAATTATACCTTGTTTAGATATCAAAAACGGAAGAACCGTAAAAGGCGTTAATTTTGTTGATTTACGTGATGCCGGTGATCCTGTGGAATTAGCTGCAATTTATTCGGCTGAAGGTGCGGATGAATTGGTTTTTCTGGATATTTCGGCAACTGAAGAAAGACGAAAAACGCTTGTAAAAATGGTGCGAAGCGTAGCGGAGAAAATCAATATTCCGTTTACGGTTGGCGGTGGCATTTCATCTGTAGAAGATGTTGATATTCTGCTGAATAATGGTGCAGATAAAGTCTCAATCAATTCATCGGCAGTTAAAAATCCGCAGTTGATTAACGATTTGGCTCAGAAATTCGGAAGTCAGTGCGTTGTGGTTGCAATAGACGCCAAACAAATTGACGGACAATGGATTGTGCATTTAGTTGGCGGAAAAGTACCGACAGAATTAAATTTATTCGATTGGGCTGTTGAAGTTGCAGAACGTGGCGCAGGAGAAATTTTATTCACTTCGATGGATAATGATGGCACTAAAAATGGTTTTGCAAACGAAGCTTTGGCTAAACTTTCAGAGTTGGTAAATATTCCCATTATTGCTTCGGGAGGTGCTGGAAATATACAGCATTTTGTAGATTCGTTTCAAGAAGGAAAAGCAGATGCAGCTTTGGCGGCAAGCGTTTTTCACTTTAAAGAAATCGAGATTAAGGCGTTGAAACAAGAATTAAGAAATAACAATATAGAAGTCAGAATTTAA
- a CDS encoding nuclear transport factor 2 family protein, with the protein MDAKKFAKVWIESWNSHDLNDIMSHYSDDLEITTPMIKLAGGIESGSLSGKENVAAYWRKALSKFPDLKFELIDVTSGVNSVALYYKSIMDKKAVEVMFFNEEGLVNKMIAHYTDL; encoded by the coding sequence ATGGACGCTAAAAAATTTGCTAAAGTTTGGATTGAATCTTGGAATTCTCATGATTTAAACGATATTATGAGTCATTATTCCGACGATCTTGAGATTACAACACCAATGATTAAATTGGCTGGAGGTATTGAAAGTGGTTCACTTTCTGGAAAAGAAAACGTAGCAGCTTATTGGAGGAAAGCACTATCGAAATTTCCAGATTTAAAGTTTGAATTGATTGACGTTACTTCAGGTGTAAATTCTGTTGCATTGTATTATAAATCAATAATGGATAAAAAAGCGGTTGAAGTTATGTTTTTTAATGAAGAAGGATTGGTGAACAAGATGATTGCTCATTACACTGATTTGTAG
- the hisB gene encoding bifunctional histidinol-phosphatase/imidazoleglycerol-phosphate dehydratase HisB — translation MKKVLFIDRDGTIVLEPENYQLDSLEKLEFYPKAFQYLAKIANELDYELAMVTNQDGLGTDSFPEDTFWPTQNFILKAFENEGVVFDEIFVDRTFPEENAPTRKPRTGMLTKYLNNPEYDLENSFVLGDRLTDVELAKNLGAKAIFMNMTDGNGSNEISSKRDELNETIALQTTDWKRIYEFLKLEARSASITRKTNETDIYINLNLDGTGKSKIDTGIAFFDHMLDQISRHGQMDLEITVKGDLEVDEHHTIEDTAIALGEVFAKALGNKLGIERYGFCLPMDDCLAQAAIDFGGRNWLIWETEFKREMVGKMPTEMFYHFFKSFTDGAKANLNIKAEGINEHHKIEAIFKAVAKAIKVAVKRDTEKMILPSTKGML, via the coding sequence ATGAAAAAAGTACTTTTTATCGATCGTGATGGAACGATTGTTTTAGAACCTGAAAATTACCAATTAGACAGCTTAGAGAAACTAGAGTTTTATCCAAAAGCGTTTCAATATTTGGCTAAAATTGCTAATGAATTGGATTACGAATTGGCAATGGTAACCAATCAGGATGGTTTGGGAACGGATAGTTTTCCAGAAGATACATTTTGGCCAACACAGAATTTTATCCTAAAAGCATTTGAAAACGAAGGCGTTGTTTTTGATGAAATATTCGTAGACCGAACTTTTCCGGAAGAAAATGCACCAACACGCAAACCAAGAACCGGAATGCTGACAAAATATCTAAACAATCCTGAATATGATTTGGAAAACTCTTTTGTTTTAGGTGATCGTTTAACCGATGTAGAATTGGCTAAAAATCTTGGAGCAAAAGCTATTTTCATGAATATGACAGATGGAAATGGAAGCAATGAAATTTCGTCTAAACGTGACGAATTGAATGAGACAATCGCTTTACAGACCACTGATTGGAAAAGAATTTATGAGTTTCTGAAACTAGAAGCACGTTCAGCATCTATTACCAGAAAAACAAACGAAACAGATATTTACATCAACTTAAACCTTGACGGAACAGGAAAAAGCAAAATCGACACCGGAATTGCATTTTTCGATCACATGTTAGACCAAATCTCACGTCATGGTCAAATGGACTTAGAAATTACCGTAAAAGGCGATTTAGAAGTCGATGAACATCACACAATCGAAGATACTGCAATCGCTTTAGGAGAAGTTTTCGCGAAAGCATTAGGAAATAAACTAGGAATCGAGCGTTATGGGTTCTGTCTGCCAATGGACGATTGTTTAGCGCAGGCTGCAATTGACTTTGGAGGAAGAAACTGGCTGATCTGGGAAACGGAATTCAAACGTGAAATGGTAGGTAAAATGCCAACAGAAATGTTTTATCACTTCTTCAAATCCTTCACAGACGGGGCAAAAGCAAACTTAAATATCAAAGCAGAAGGAATCAACGAGCATCACAAAATTGAAGCAATTTTTAAAGCTGTCGCGAAAGCCATAAAAGTAGCCGTAAAAAGAGATACCGAAAAAATGATTTTGCCTTCAACGAAAGGAATGCTTTAA
- a CDS encoding M1 family metallopeptidase, with amino-acid sequence MKNYFGSILTAFLIGLTANAQGLLNKSETVFTHQDTLRGSITKERAWWDLKYYHLDVKVNPAEKFISGSNTVRYTVLTEDNRMQIDLQEPMNITKVTQNGKELKFERDGNAFFITLTEKQKVGDVKEIVVFFNGKPKEAVRAPWDGGFSWKKDKNGKDFIATSCQGLGASVWWPCKDHMYDEVENMLISVNVPGDLTEVSNGRLQSVKKQKDGTKTFNWYVSNPINNYGVNINIGDYVNFSEVFKGEKGNLDCNYYVLRDNLAVAKEQFKDAPKMLKAFENWFGPYPFYEDSYKLVEVPYLGMEHQSSVTYGNQYKNGYLGRDLSGTGWGLKFDFIIIHESGHEWYANNITYKDIADMWIHESFTNYSESLFLEYYYGKDAAAEYIIGCRKNIKNDTPIIGHYDVNNEGSGDMYPKGATMLHMIRQVINDDAKWKSILRGMNKTFYHQTVTSKQIQDYINEQSGINFNRVFAQYLTTTQIPVFEYMFKNGTFGYHWTNCVAKFDMPVRVKLNGVETWLKPTTEWQSEKTTNEDRKLEVDKDFYVTSSNIVE; translated from the coding sequence ATGAAAAATTACTTTGGAAGCATTTTAACTGCTTTTCTAATTGGTCTTACTGCCAATGCTCAGGGACTTTTAAACAAGTCAGAAACCGTTTTTACACATCAGGATACTTTACGCGGAAGCATTACAAAAGAAAGAGCCTGGTGGGATTTGAAATACTATCACCTTGACGTAAAGGTTAATCCGGCAGAAAAATTTATTTCGGGTTCAAATACAGTCCGTTATACGGTTTTAACAGAAGATAATCGTATGCAGATCGATTTGCAGGAACCTATGAATATTACTAAAGTAACTCAGAATGGTAAGGAATTGAAATTTGAACGAGATGGAAATGCTTTCTTCATTACTTTAACAGAAAAACAAAAAGTAGGCGATGTAAAAGAAATCGTAGTTTTCTTTAACGGAAAACCAAAAGAAGCGGTTAGAGCTCCGTGGGATGGTGGTTTTTCTTGGAAAAAAGATAAAAACGGAAAAGATTTTATCGCTACATCTTGCCAAGGTTTAGGCGCCAGTGTTTGGTGGCCTTGTAAAGACCATATGTACGATGAAGTTGAGAATATGCTTATCAGTGTAAATGTTCCTGGTGACTTAACAGAGGTTTCAAACGGACGACTTCAGAGCGTTAAAAAACAAAAAGACGGAACTAAAACATTCAATTGGTATGTTTCAAATCCAATTAACAATTATGGTGTAAACATCAACATTGGTGATTACGTTAATTTTTCTGAAGTTTTTAAAGGGGAAAAAGGAAATTTAGATTGTAATTATTATGTTCTTAGAGATAATTTAGCCGTGGCAAAAGAGCAGTTTAAAGATGCTCCAAAAATGCTGAAAGCTTTCGAGAACTGGTTTGGACCTTATCCGTTTTACGAAGACAGTTATAAATTAGTTGAAGTTCCGTATTTAGGAATGGAGCACCAAAGTTCTGTAACTTACGGAAATCAATATAAAAATGGATATTTAGGACGTGATTTAAGCGGAACGGGCTGGGGATTAAAATTTGATTTTATTATTATCCACGAATCGGGACACGAATGGTATGCGAACAATATCACGTATAAAGATATTGCAGATATGTGGATTCACGAGAGTTTTACGAATTATTCTGAAAGTCTTTTTCTTGAATATTACTATGGAAAAGATGCAGCTGCAGAATATATAATCGGATGCAGAAAAAACATTAAAAACGACACTCCAATCATTGGACATTATGATGTAAATAATGAAGGATCTGGCGATATGTATCCAAAAGGAGCCACAATGCTTCACATGATTCGTCAGGTGATTAATGATGATGCAAAATGGAAATCTATTTTGAGAGGAATGAATAAAACGTTTTACCATCAAACAGTTACTTCAAAACAAATTCAGGATTATATTAATGAGCAGTCTGGAATTAATTTCAACCGAGTTTTTGCTCAATATTTAACAACTACTCAAATTCCGGTTTTTGAATATATGTTTAAAAACGGCACTTTTGGATATCATTGGACAAACTGTGTTGCGAAATTTGATATGCCGGTTCGAGTGAAATTAAATGGAGTTGAAACCTGGCTGAAACCAACAACAGAATGGCAGTCAGAAAAAACAACTAACGAAGACAGAAAACTAGAAGTTGATAAAGACTTTTATGTAACGAGTTCTAATATTGTGGAATAA
- the hisH gene encoding imidazole glycerol phosphate synthase subunit HisH, whose amino-acid sequence MKIVIINYGAGNIQSIMFAIERLGFKAVLSNNPDEIKAADKVIFPGVGEASSAMTKLRESGLDGLIPQLKQPVLGICLGMQLMCNKTEEGNTTGLGIFDVDVLKFSNNVKVPQMGWNQIYDLKTDLFKDISENEFMYLVHSFYAPNCEYAVAKTKYDLEYASALQKDNFYGTQFHPEKSGDVGEKILGNFLKM is encoded by the coding sequence ATGAAAATAGTAATTATAAATTACGGAGCGGGAAATATTCAGAGCATTATGTTTGCTATTGAAAGATTGGGCTTTAAAGCTGTTTTAAGTAATAATCCAGACGAAATTAAAGCTGCAGATAAAGTGATTTTTCCTGGTGTAGGCGAAGCGAGTTCAGCGATGACAAAACTTCGCGAAAGCGGATTAGACGGTTTGATTCCGCAGTTGAAACAGCCTGTTTTAGGAATTTGTTTGGGAATGCAATTGATGTGCAACAAAACAGAAGAAGGAAACACAACAGGTTTAGGCATTTTTGACGTTGACGTTTTGAAATTTTCAAACAACGTAAAAGTGCCTCAAATGGGATGGAATCAGATTTATGATTTAAAAACGGATTTGTTCAAAGATATTTCTGAAAATGAATTCATGTATTTGGTTCACAGTTTTTATGCGCCAAATTGCGAATATGCAGTCGCTAAAACCAAGTATGATCTTGAATACGCATCGGCTTTACAAAAAGATAATTTTTACGGAACGCAGTTTCACCCAGAAAAAAGCGGTGATGTTGGAGAGAAAATCCTTGGAAACTTCTTAAAAATGTAA
- a CDS encoding carbohydrate-binding family 9-like protein — MKVSSFLYFLVFLYSINTYSQTFPIHKTNDKITIDGDLTDWKTPFLGPFVIHNSGEKSTQNTMVSLSWNDENLYIAYRSKDSKIIGKSQPKDSKIYETDDLVEMFIDPDGDGKNYIEIGVNAFSTYYDMLLKCISPECGGWNTSMEYTISGFEAVSKTTTEGFNTEIKIPFSSLAKIENGNFTKPKTGTKWKGNTFRIDYGNTTEYLALQSYKSLKFGFHQPAEFAVFEFVE, encoded by the coding sequence ATGAAAGTCAGTTCATTTTTATATTTTTTAGTATTCTTATATTCAATAAATACTTATTCTCAAACATTTCCTATTCATAAAACAAATGATAAAATAACAATCGACGGCGATTTGACAGACTGGAAAACACCTTTTCTGGGTCCGTTTGTAATTCATAATTCAGGGGAAAAATCCACACAAAATACTATGGTTTCACTTTCGTGGAATGATGAAAACCTCTATATCGCTTATCGTTCTAAAGATTCGAAGATTATTGGAAAATCACAGCCAAAAGATTCTAAAATCTATGAAACAGATGATTTGGTTGAAATGTTTATTGATCCTGACGGTGATGGAAAAAACTATATTGAAATTGGCGTAAATGCCTTTTCAACGTATTATGATATGCTTTTAAAATGTATTTCTCCTGAATGCGGCGGCTGGAATACTTCTATGGAGTATACTATTTCGGGGTTCGAAGCAGTAAGCAAAACAACTACAGAAGGGTTTAACACCGAAATTAAAATACCATTTTCTAGTCTGGCAAAAATTGAAAATGGGAATTTTACAAAACCCAAAACCGGTACAAAGTGGAAAGGAAATACTTTTAGAATTGATTACGGTAATACGACCGAATATCTTGCATTACAATCTTATAAGAGTTTGAAATTTGGTTTTCATCAACCAGCAGAATTTGCAGTTTTTGAGTTTGTAGAATAG
- a CDS encoding M1 family metallopeptidase, with amino-acid sequence MKKYFGSFIIAFFIGFCVNAQGLMGKSETIFTHQDTLRGSITKERAWWDLKYYHLDIKVNPSDRTISGSNTIRYTVLTEYNRMQIDLQEPMNITKVTQNGKELKFERDGNAFFITLTENQKAGETKEIVVSFGGVPKEAVRPPWDGGITWQKDKNGKDFIASSCQGLGASVWWPCKDHMYDEVENMLISVNVPGDLTDVSNGRLQSVKKQKDGTKTFNWYVSNPINNYGVNINIGDYVNFSEKFKGEKGDLDCNYYILRDNLAKAKDHFKDAPKMLKAFENWFGPYPFYEDSYKLVEVPYLGMEHQSSVTYGNDYQNGYKGNDMSGTGWGLKFDYIIIHESGHEWFANNITYKDIADMWIHESFTTYSESLFIEYYYGKDAANEYIRGIRKVITNKKPIIGYYDVNVEGSGDMYPKGANIIHTIRQVINDDAKFKSILRGMNKTFYHQTVTTKQIEDFISKESGIDFSPVFNQYLRTTQIPTFEYYFKNQKLIYHWINCVENFNLPLKVTINGVETWLKPTTDWKAENVKDDKSILAVDKNFYVTEFNITN; translated from the coding sequence ATGAAAAAATACTTTGGAAGTTTTATAATAGCTTTTTTTATTGGTTTTTGTGTTAATGCACAAGGACTTATGGGGAAATCCGAAACCATTTTCACACATCAGGATACTTTACGCGGAAGCATTACAAAAGAAAGAGCTTGGTGGGATTTGAAATATTATCATCTTGATATTAAAGTAAATCCGTCAGACCGAACAATTTCGGGATCTAATACGATACGTTATACGGTTTTAACAGAATACAATCGCATGCAGATCGATTTGCAGGAACCAATGAACATTACCAAAGTAACACAAAACGGAAAAGAATTAAAGTTTGAAAGAGATGGAAATGCTTTCTTCATTACTTTAACCGAAAATCAAAAAGCAGGCGAAACTAAAGAAATCGTAGTGTCGTTTGGAGGTGTTCCAAAAGAAGCTGTTCGTCCGCCTTGGGATGGAGGAATTACGTGGCAGAAAGATAAAAACGGAAAAGACTTTATAGCTTCGTCTTGCCAAGGTTTAGGAGCCAGTGTTTGGTGGCCGTGTAAAGATCATATGTATGATGAAGTAGAGAATATGCTGATTAGTGTAAACGTTCCAGGTGATTTAACTGATGTTTCAAATGGAAGACTGCAAAGTGTTAAAAAACAAAAAGATGGCACTAAAACTTTTAATTGGTATGTTTCAAACCCAATTAATAATTACGGAGTAAATATCAATATTGGCGATTATGTTAATTTCTCTGAAAAATTCAAAGGAGAAAAGGGCGATTTAGATTGTAATTACTACATTTTAAGAGATAATCTAGCGAAAGCAAAAGATCATTTTAAAGACGCTCCTAAAATGCTGAAAGCTTTTGAAAACTGGTTTGGTCCTTATCCTTTTTACGAAGACAGTTATAAATTGGTCGAAGTTCCGTATCTCGGAATGGAACACCAAAGTTCTGTTACTTACGGGAATGACTATCAAAATGGTTATAAAGGTAATGATATGAGCGGAACAGGCTGGGGATTGAAATTTGATTACATCATTATTCACGAGTCTGGACATGAGTGGTTTGCAAACAATATTACCTATAAAGATATTGCCGATATGTGGATTCACGAGAGTTTCACCACATATTCTGAATCGCTTTTTATTGAGTATTATTATGGAAAAGATGCTGCAAATGAATATATAAGAGGGATTAGAAAAGTGATTACCAATAAAAAACCAATTATTGGCTATTATGATGTAAATGTTGAAGGTTCCGGCGATATGTATCCAAAAGGAGCAAACATAATTCACACCATTCGTCAGGTGATTAATGACGATGCCAAATTTAAATCGATTTTGAGAGGAATGAACAAGACTTTTTATCATCAAACCGTTACCACAAAACAGATTGAAGATTTTATAAGTAAAGAATCGGGAATTGATTTTAGCCCAGTTTTTAATCAATATTTAAGAACTACTCAGATACCAACTTTTGAATATTATTTTAAAAATCAAAAACTGATTTACCATTGGATCAATTGTGTGGAAAATTTCAATCTTCCTTTAAAAGTTACCATAAATGGTGTTGAAACTTGGCTTAAACCAACAACCGACTGGAAAGCTGAAAATGTAAAAGATGATAAATCTATTTTGGCCGTTGATAAAAACTTTTATGTGACCGAATTTAATATCACAAACTAA
- a CDS encoding 2-isopropylmalate synthase, translating into MNREKVQIFDTTLRDGEQVPGCKLDTKQKLVIAERLDKMGVDIIEAGFPVSSPGDFLSVSEICKIVENATVCGLTRAVKNDIDVAAAALKHAKKPRIHTGIGTSESHILHKLNTTPEDIIARAKYAVAHAKSYVEDVEFYAEDAGRTDNAFLAKVCEEVIKSGATVLNIPDTTGYCLPEEYGAKIKYLKENVKGIENVILSCHCHNDLGMATANSIAGAINGARQIECTINGIGERAGNTALEEVVMIFKQHPYLNLDTNINTRELNEMSRLVSESMGMIVQPNKAIVGANAFAHSSGIHQDGVIKNRATYEIMNPLDVGVNESSIILTARSGRAALAYRAKKVGYELTKTQLDIVYIEFLKFADIKKEVVDADIHQIIEASKIEGELIRS; encoded by the coding sequence ATGAATAGAGAGAAAGTTCAAATTTTTGACACCACATTACGCGACGGTGAACAAGTTCCAGGATGTAAGTTAGATACTAAGCAAAAATTAGTAATCGCAGAACGACTAGACAAAATGGGAGTTGATATTATCGAAGCTGGTTTTCCTGTGTCAAGTCCGGGCGATTTTTTATCGGTCTCTGAGATTTGTAAAATTGTAGAAAATGCCACTGTCTGCGGACTAACTAGAGCCGTTAAAAATGACATTGATGTTGCAGCAGCTGCTTTAAAGCATGCTAAGAAACCTAGAATCCATACCGGAATCGGAACTTCTGAATCTCACATACTCCACAAATTAAATACTACGCCTGAAGATATTATTGCAAGAGCAAAATATGCTGTAGCACATGCAAAATCGTATGTAGAAGATGTTGAATTCTACGCAGAAGATGCTGGTAGAACAGACAATGCGTTCTTGGCAAAAGTTTGTGAAGAAGTTATCAAATCTGGAGCAACTGTATTAAATATTCCTGACACAACAGGATATTGTCTTCCTGAAGAATACGGAGCGAAAATTAAATACTTAAAAGAAAACGTAAAAGGAATCGAAAATGTAATCCTTTCGTGCCACTGTCATAACGATTTAGGAATGGCAACTGCAAACTCAATTGCAGGGGCTATTAATGGTGCAAGACAAATTGAATGTACTATTAATGGTATTGGAGAAAGAGCAGGAAATACAGCTCTTGAAGAAGTAGTAATGATTTTCAAGCAACACCCTTATTTAAATTTAGATACAAACATCAATACAAGAGAATTAAATGAAATGAGTCGTTTGGTTTCTGAAAGTATGGGAATGATTGTGCAGCCAAATAAAGCAATCGTAGGAGCAAATGCTTTTGCACACAGTTCAGGAATTCATCAAGATGGTGTAATCAAAAACAGAGCTACTTACGAAATCATGAACCCACTTGACGTTGGTGTAAACGAATCTTCTATTATTTTAACTGCTAGAAGCGGAAGAGCAGCATTAGCTTACCGAGCTAAAAAAGTAGGTTATGAGCTTACAAAAACACAATTAGATATTGTTTACATTGAGTTCTTGAAATTTGCCGATATTAAAAAAGAAGTAGTAGATGCAGATATTCATCAAATTATAGAAGCTTCCAAAATTGAAGGTGAATTAATCAGAAGCTAG
- the hisIE gene encoding bifunctional phosphoribosyl-AMP cyclohydrolase/phosphoribosyl-ATP diphosphatase HisIE, translating to MEIDIKSAHGLIPAIIQDSETKNVLMLGYMNEESLQKTIETQKVTFFSRSKQRLWTKGEESGNFLNLVSIKNDCDGDTLLIQAKPVGPTCHTGADTCWQEPNSANYGFISQLENTIKTRRENADSEQSYVASLFAKGINKIAQKVGEEAVEVVIEAKDSNDDLFLSESADLLFHYLILLQAKGYQLNDVVEVLKTRQK from the coding sequence ATGGAAATCGATATCAAAAGTGCACACGGATTAATTCCGGCGATTATTCAGGATTCAGAGACAAAAAATGTTTTGATGCTGGGCTATATGAATGAAGAATCACTTCAAAAAACTATAGAAACGCAAAAAGTAACTTTCTTTAGCCGTTCTAAACAAAGGCTTTGGACAAAAGGCGAGGAGAGTGGTAATTTTTTAAACTTAGTGAGTATTAAAAATGACTGCGATGGCGATACGCTTTTGATTCAGGCAAAACCTGTTGGACCTACTTGTCATACGGGGGCAGACACTTGCTGGCAAGAACCAAATTCGGCTAATTATGGTTTCATTTCCCAGTTAGAAAACACGATTAAAACCCGTAGAGAAAATGCTGATTCTGAGCAAAGTTATGTAGCTTCATTATTTGCAAAAGGAATTAATAAAATAGCTCAAAAAGTCGGTGAAGAAGCTGTTGAAGTAGTTATTGAAGCCAAAGATTCTAACGATGATTTATTCCTTAGTGAAAGTGCTGATTTACTTTTTCATTATCTGATTTTATTACAAGCAAAAGGGTATCAATTAAATGATGTTGTGGAAGTTTTAAAGACACGTCAGAAGTAA